Sequence from the Egicoccus sp. AB-alg6-2 genome:
AGCACGCCCTCGTCGCGCAGCGGTCGCAGGCGCTCCCCGAGGTCCAGCAGGCGTGCGGGATCGAACGTCGGCAACGACATCTGCAGCACGGGGATGTCGGCGTCGGGGTACATGACGCTGAGCGGCACGTAGGCGCCATGGTCGAGGCCGCGGGACGGCGCCCGCGCCACCTGCTCCGTCCGCGGCAGCAACCCCTCGATCCGGTCGGCGAGCTCCGGGGCGCCCGGAGCGGCGTAGGTCGCCTCGTAGTAGCGACGCGCGAACCCGCCGAAGTCGTGCAGAAGTGGGACGGTCTCGGTCGCGCCGAGCATCAGCGGAGCCGACTCCCAGTGCGCCGACACGATCAGGATCTGTCGCGGCCGCGGCAACGCGTCGGCCCACGTGCGCAGTTGGGCGGTCCACAGCGCGTCGTCGACCAGCGGCGGCGCACCGTGGCTGAGGTACAGCGCCGGCATCGGCGTGTCGGATCGGTCGGCCATGGAGAGCCTCGGCGTTCGGTGGCGGTCGTGGGCGTAAGTTGAAGCTTCAACAAAAGTACGGCGCCGGAGGGGCCGGATCAAGCCCGTTGCTACGGTTCGGCCATGGCCGAGCCCCGGTGGTTGACCGACGACGAACAGCGCGCCTGGCGTGGCCTGGTCTCGGTGGTGCTGCGCCTACCGGGCGCGCTCGAGAGCCAGCTGCAGCGCGAGGCGGACCTGTCGCACTTCGAGTACTGGGTGCTGGCGCTGCTGAGCGAGGCGGACGGGCGTGCACGCCGGATGCGTGACCTGGCGCAGTTGGCCAACGGCTCGTTGTCCCGGCTCTCGCACGTGGTGACCCGGCTCGAGCGACGTGGCTTCGTCGCCCGCGAGCCCGCACCCGACGATGCCCGCAGCACCCTCGCCGTCCTCACCGACGCCGGGTACGCGCAGGTGGTGGCCACCGCCCCCGGTCACGTCGCCACAGTGCGCGCCCTGGTCTTCGACGCGCTGGCCGGGCGTGACGTCGCCGACCTCGAACGCATCTGCGACGCCCTGGTGGCCTCGCTCGACGCGCACACGGGCCCCCGGGCGGGGTGAGCCGGCGTCAGCGGCGCCGGCGCACCAGCAGTGCGGCCGAGGCGATGCCTCCGACCACCGCCGCAGCCGTGCCCGCGAGCGCGAGATAGCCCGCGCCGGCCAGCGAGACCTCCGTGCACGCCCGTGTGCGCACGCAGGGATCGAGCAGGGCGGTGATGACGGCGGCCGTCACCAGCAGCCCGCCGAGCAGCGCGAGCCCCCAGGCCAGCCACATCGCCGGTGACGGACGCTCGAGCCTTGCCTGCCGCTCCATCCTGGTCCCCGTCTCATCGGCAGCACCGCGAGCGCAAGGTAGCTGCGACGGCGCACACGAGGTATCCGGCCGCGTCGTCACCGCACCCCCCGCGGGCGTACATGGCCACAAGAACACGGCCGCCTGCCGGGACCAGGGACCTACCTCCGACCGCGGTCGTAGGTCAGGATGGGGTCACCAATCACGGGGGTTCCCGCCTGTGTCCGACCGCGCAGTTGGCCGGATACCGCCTCCCGGGCAGTGGGCTGCGACAGCCACCGTCCAGAGGATGGCGGGGGCACGTCGACCCGCCCGCCGAGGTGGGGGACGCTTTCCCCAGCACATCCCAGCCGCGTCTGGCTGGGGCCCCTGACCAAGGAGAACGAACACATGCTGCTCCGTAAGCGCTTCCTGTCCCTCGCCGCGGTTGCCGGCCTCGCCTTCGCCGGCGTCGCCTGCGACGACGGTGGCACCACCGACACCGGTACCGACACCGGCACCACCGAGGACACCCTCGGCGACACCGGTACCACCGATGACACCCTGGGCGACGACGCCACCGGCGACGACACCATGGGCGAAGAGGACACGCTCGAGGGCGAAGACACCCTCGAGGACACCGAGGGCGACAGCTGATCGTTCGCCACTGAAACCTCCGGCACCCACCGCCAGGCGCGGTGGGTGCCGTCTTTTCTGCGGTCAGTCCGGCAGGAGCCGGCGTGCCAGCGAGCGCACCTCGTCGGCGTCGGCGCCCGCGGCCGTCGGCGCGTGCATCTTCGCGTGGTCGTCCCCGACCCGCAGCGGCAACAACTCGTCGCCGTCGAGGGTCACGACCGACCCCCCGGCCTCGCGCACCAGCAGGGTGCCGGCGGCGATGTCCCACACGTGCGGGATGACGGCCACCGACGCCGCCGCGACGCCCTCGGCCACGATCGCGAGATCGAGCGCGGTCGAACCCATCACGCGCGGGTTGAGTGCGACGCCGGCCTGGCGCGCCCGCCGCGCCGTGCCCGTCGTGAGCATGACCGGCACGTGCGCCATGGTGGTGTCGTCCCACGCCACGAGTTCGCGCACCCGGATCGGGATGCCGTTCCGCCGGGCGCCCTCGCCGAGGGCCGCCTCGTAGCGGTGACCGAGCGCGGGCGCGTCGATCGTGGCGAACACGACCTCGCCGCGGTACGCCAGTGCGACCGACACGCACCAGTACGGCAGCCCGGCCGTGAAGTTGGAGGTGCCGTCGATGGGGTCGAGGATCCAGCACCACTCGGTGTCGGGGACGACCGTGTCCTGTTCCTCGCTCAGCACGCCGTGGTCGGGCAGCGCTGCGGCGATCGCGGCCTGCAGGCGGGCATCGACCTCGTGGTCGAGCGCGGTGACCGGGGTGCCGTCGGACTTGGCGTCGGGCGCGACGTTGCCGCTGGAGGTGAGCAGTTCCTCGGCGAGGCCGTCGAGGGCGGGGTGCAGCACCGCGCGGGCGCGCTCGACCACCTGGCGCACGTCGTGGGGCAGCGGCGGCACGGGACTCCTCGGCACGGATCGCGCCACCCTATCCGGCCGGGACACCGCACCTGGCCGGGCGGCAGGGCCGACGGCGTTCGCGTCCGGGGCTACCGCACCGTAACTTACGGGCTCGTAGCCGACCTTCGAGCCCCGAGGGAACCCCGTGTCCACACTCGCGACGCCCCGCCCCGAGCCCACCGTCCGTGGCGTCGAGCTCGCCCCGCCCCGCGCGGTGCGCTGGCAGCGCTTCTCCATCCTGTTGATCGTCGCCCTGCCGCTGGTGGGGCTCGCCGCCGCCATCTCCTGGGGCTGGGGCCGCGGGGTCGGCGCGGTCGACCTCGGCCTGCTGCTGGGCTTCTACGTCTTCACCGGGCTCGGGATCACCGTCGGATTCCACCGGCTGCTGACCCACCAGAGCTTCCGGGTCCCGCAGTGGGTGCGCGTGCTGTTCGCCGTCGCCGGCTCCATGGCCATCCAGGGCAGCGTGATCGACTGGGTCGCGACGCACCGCCGCCACCACGCCTATTCCGACCGCCCCGGCGACCCACACTCGCCGCACGTCGACGCCGGTGACGGGCTCGTCGGGCTGCTCAAGGGCCTGTGGTTCGCCCACACCGGCTGGTTGTTCTCGCCCGAGCGCACCGTGCAGCAGGCCTGGGCGCCGGACCTGCTCAAGGACCCCGCCATGGTGCGGGTCAACAAGCTGTTCCCGTGGCTGCTGGCCGCGTCGTTCGTCGCGCCCGCGGTCCTCGGCGGCCTGCTGACGATGTCGTTCGCCGGCGCCCTCACCGGCTTCCTCTGGGGCGGGCTCGTGCGCATCTTCCTGCTCCACCACGTCACCTGGTCGATCAACTCGATCTGCCACGTCTTCGGTACCCGCCCCTGGGCGGCCCACGACGAGAGCCGCAACAACCCGGTGATGGCGCTGCTCGGCTTCGGTGAGGGCTGGCACAACGGTCACCACGCCTTCCCGGCGTCCGCGCGACACGGGCTGCGATGGTGGGAGTTCGACGTCTCGTGGGTCGTGATCCGCACGATGCAGGTGCTCCGCCTCGCGCGCGACATCAAGCTGCCCTCCACCACGCAACTCGAACGGCGGTCGCGCACGGGCGCGTAGCCGGCCCGCCGACGCCGGGCGGTAGGTTGGCCGGCCACGTCCCCGAGGAGCGCGTGTGACCACGGCCAGGCGGGTGCGGATGGCCGCACCGCAGCGACGCGAGCAGTTGATCGGCGTCGCGCGGTCCGTCTTCGCCGAACGCGGCTACCAGGGCGCGGCCATCGAGGAGATCGCCGACCGCGCCGGGGTGTCCAAGCCGGTGGTCTACCAGCACTTCGGCGGCAAGGAGGGCCTGTACGCCGTCGTGGTCGACCGCGAGGTCCAGCGCCTCACCAGTGCGATCGCGGGGTCCTTCGACGCGGTGCACCCGCGACTGGTCGCCGAGTCGGCCGCCGAGGCGTTCCTGAGCTACATCGAGGAACACGAGGACGGCTTCCGGGTGCTGGTCCGTGACGCCCCCGTCGGCGCCAGCGACGGCACGCTGGCCTCCGTCCTCGACGACGTCGCCGTCCGCGCCGAACGCCTGCTCGTCGACGAGTTCGGCGAGCGCGGCTTCGACGAGAACACCGCGCCGATGTACGCGCGCATGCTGGTCGGTGCGGTCGCCCTGGTCGGCGAGTGGTGGCTCGAGGTCCGCGAGCCGCCCCGCGAGGTCGTCGCGGCCCACGTCGTCAACCTGCTCTGGAACGGGCTGCGGCACCTCGAACACGCCCCCACGACGCTCCTGCGCGCCGAGCGTCGCAGCCGACGCACGGTGGAGGACGAGATATGAGCACCACGACCCGCACCCCGCTGGTGGCCCGGATGCGCGGCTTCGGCACCACCATCTTCAGTGAGATGACCGCGCTCGCGCAGGCACACGGCGCCGTCAACCTCGGCCAGGGATTCCCCGACGAGGACCCGCCTGCCGCCATGGTCGACGCCGCCGCGCAGGCCATGCGCGACGGGCACAACCAGTACGCGCCCGGTCCCGGCGTCCCACCGCTGCGCCAGGCGATCGCCCGCCACCAGCGCCGCTTCCACGACCTCGCCTACGACCCCGACGACGAGATCAGCGTCACGTTCGGCGCCACCGAGGCGCTGGCCGCGACGTTGCTGGCCGTCTGTGACCGCGACGACGAGGTGCTGGTCCTCGAGCCGACCTACGACGCCTACACCGCGGTGCTGGCCCTCGTCGGTGCGGTCGAGGTGCGCGTCCCGCTGCGGGCGCCCGCCTTCGCGCTCGATCTCGACGCGTTCGATGCCGCCATCACGCCCCGCACCCGGGCCGTGATCCTCAACACCCCGCACAACCCGACCGGCACGGTCCTCGGCCCGGACGAACTGGACCGGATCGCCGCGCTGTGCGTCGAGCACGACCTGGTCGCGATCACCGACGAGGTGTACGAGCACCTGGTCTTCGACGGCGTGCACGTCCCGCTGGCGTCGCGGCCCGGGATGCGCGAGCGGACGGTCACGATCTCGTCGGCCGGCAAGACCTTCTCGTGCACCGGATGGAAGGTCGGCTGGGCGTGTGCCCCGCCGGCGCTCACCAGCGCGCTGCGCACCACCAAGCAGTTCCTGTCGTTCTCCGGCGGCACGCCCCTGCAGCACGCGGTCGCCGTGGGTCTGGACGCCGGCGACGACGTCTACGACGCGGTGCGTGCGTTGCACCGCTCGCGCCGTGACCGGCTGGTCGACGGGCTGGTCGCCGGCGGCTGCCAGGTGGCACGACCGGCCGGCGGCTACTTCGTCACGATGGACGTCCGCGACCTCGGCCACGACGACGGCGAGGCATTCTGCCGCTGGGCCCCCGAAGCGCTCGGCGTGGCCGCCGTGCCCGTCAGCGCGTTCGTCCACGACGCGGACGCGACGGTCCGGCCGCTGATCCGCCTCGCGTTCTGCAAGCCCGAGTCGCGCATCGACGAGGGGGTCGAACGCCTCCTCCGTGCCCGCTCGCACACGTCCGCAGGAGGACGCCCATGAGGGTCGCCGCGGTCCAGCACGACATCGACTGGGAGGACCGGGACGCGACGTTGCGCCGCCTCGACGGCCGGGTCGCCGCCGCCGCGGCAGGTGGCGCGACGCTGGTGTCGTTCACCGAGATGTTCGCCACCGGGTTCTCGATGAACACCCACCACACCGCCGAAGGGCAGGACGGCCCGATCGTGGCGTGGATGATCGACCAGGCCGCCCGGCACGGCGTCTGGGTCGCGGGTTCGCTGGCCATGCAGGACCCGGGCGGGGACCTGCCGGTCAACGCGCTGTGCGTGGTCTCGCCCGACGGGGCCGTCCACCGCTACGACAAGCTGCATCCCTTCAGCTACGCGGGGGAGCACGAACGGTTCGGTGCCGGCCGCGAGTTCGTCACCGTCGACATCGACGGCGTGCGGGTGACCCTGTTCGTCTGTTACGACCTGCGGTTCGCCGACGAGTTCTGGGCCTGCGCCCGCGACACCGACGCCTACCTCGTGGTCGCGAACTGGCCGGCTGCGCGTCGCCACCACTGGCGGGCGCTGCTCGACGCCCGCGCCATCGAGAACCAGGCCTACGTCGTCGGCGTGAACCGGGTCGGCAGCGGCGGCGGGCTCGACTACACCGGCGACAGCCGCATCGTCGACCCGCTCGGTGAGGTCCTGGCCGCCGGCGCCGGCGCCGAGACGATCCTGTACGCCGACCTCGACCCCGACGTGGTCGCCCGGGTGCGCGCCGACCTGCCCTTCCTGCCCGATCGCCGCACCGGCTGACGCCGACTCCGAGGACATCCATGCACGTCGCCCTGGTCACCGCTGCCTCCGGACCCGACTTCATCGCCGAGGTGGACGCCCCGCTGGCCGCCGCGCTGCGCACCCGTGGCGTCGAGGTCCACGAGCCGCGGTGGGACGACACCGCCGTCGACTGGGGTGCGTTCGACCTCGCCGTCGTGCGCACCACCTGGGACTATCCCGGGCGGCGGAAGGCGTTCGTCGCCTGGGCCGAGTCGACCGCGGAACGCACGCGGCTGCTCAACTCTGCCGACGTGCTGCGCTGGAACACCCACAAGTCCTACCTGCTCGAACTCGAGGAACGCGGCGCACCGGTCGTGCCGACGGCCTGGCTCGGCCGCGGCGACGAGGTCGTGCTCGACGACCTGCTGGCGTCGCGTGGCTGGGACCGGGCGGTCGTCAAGCCGGCGGTCGGGGCCGGCGCGAGCGGCCTGGCCCGGGTGCGTCGCGGTGAACCCGGCGGCCAGGACCACCTCGATGCCGAGGTGGCCGCCGGCGACGTGCTCGTGCAGCCCTACCTGCCGGCCGTCGAGACCCGCGGCGAGCTGTCGGTCGTGGTCGTCGAGGGCGAGATCAGCCACGCCGTCCGCAAGACGCCCGACGACGGCGAGTTCCGCATCCACGAGGAGTTCGGCGGCCGCCACCACGTCGAGGACCTCGACGTGGACACCGCCGCCCTGGCCCGTTGGATCGTGGAGTCGACCGGTCACGACCTGCTGCTGGCGCGCGTCGACCTGATCGAGGACGAGCTCGGGCAGCCGCAACTGGTCGAGCTCGAGGCCACCGAACCCGACCTCTACCTGCGCCTGCACCCCGAGGCGGCCGACCGGGTCGCCGACGCCATCGTGCGTCGAGCTGAGGACGCCACCCGTCCGACCTCCGCCTGACCTGCGAACCTGTCGGGGCCGGTACGCCGGCACGACGTCGACCAGGAGCGCTACCCGTGCGGATCGCGATCACCGGCGCAACCGGACTTCTCGGCGGGGCGTTGACCGCCTCCCTGCGCGACGACGGTCACCAGGTCGTCCGGGTGACCCGCTCGCGCGAGCAGGCGGACGCCGGCGACGTCGTCTGGGACCCGGCCGGCGACACCATCGACGCGGCCGGCCTCGAAGGGCTCGACGGCGTGGTCCACCTCGCCGGTGAACCGATCGGCGACGCGCGCTGGTCCGATGCCACCAAGCGACGGATCCGCGACAGCCGGGTGCAGGGGACGGGGCTGCTCTCCCGAACGCTGGCGTCGCTGTCGACGCCGCCACCCGTGCTGCTGTCGGCGTCGGCCGTCGGCTACTACGGCGACCGCGGGGACGAGATCCTCACCGAGGACTCCACGCCCGGCGACGACTTCCTGGCGCGGGTGTGCCGGGACTGGGAGGCGGCGGCGGCCCCCGCGCGCGCCGCCGGCATCCGGGTCGTGCACCCGCGCACCGGCGTCGTCCTCGCCGCGGATGGGCCGCTGATCGACAAGATCGAGTTGCCCTTCAAGCTCGGCATCGGCGGCAAGGTCGGTCGAGGGCGGCAGTACGTGCCCTGGATCGCGCTGCGCGACCACGTCCGCGCGCTGCGGTTCCTCCTCGACCATGACCTCGAGGGGCCGGTCAACCTCACGGCGCCCGAGCCGGCCACCAACGCGCAGCTGACCACGGCGCTCGGCGAGGTCATGCGGCGTCCGACGGTGCTGCCGATCCCGACCTTCGCGGTGACCGCCCTGTACGGCGAGATGGGACGCACGCTGGCCACCGTCAGCCAGCGGGCCCGGCCGGCGCGGCTGCTCGAGGCCGGCTTCACGTTCGAGCACCCGGACCTGCGCGACGCGCTCCGGCTCGCCCTGGACCGTTCCGCCGCCGCTTGACCGACGTCGCGGCCGACGGTGCCCCCGAGGCCCGATTCGGTGTCGCCCGACCGCCTCTGGCAGGCTGACGACCATGCGTGTCCTACTGCTCACCTGGGAGTACCCGCCGCGGGTCGTCGGCGGGCTGGGCCGCCATTGCGTCGCCCTGGCCCGCAACCTGGTGGCGCGGGGCCACGAGGTCCACGTCGTCACGCGCGACCATCCCGAGGATCCCGCGCCCGCCGAGGAGTGGCTCGAGGGCGTGCACGTGGTCCGGGTGACCGAGGCGCCGCCGGTGATCCCGTTCGACGACCTGGTGCCGTGGGTCCTGGCGTTCAACAATCGGGTACAGGCGGCGGCCGCGAAGCTGGCCCGCCGCCACGACTTCGACGTCGTCCACGCCCACGACTGGTTGGTGGCCTACGCCGCGGCGGGGATCAAGGACGCCTTCGAGTTGCCGCTGGTGGCCACCGTCCACGCCACCGAGTACGGCCGTCACCAGGGCTGGTTGCCCGGCCCGATGAACAAGCTGATCCACCAGGTCGAGTGGTGGCTGACCTACGAGGCGCGTCGCGTCATCACCTGCTCCGACTACATGCGCGGCCAGGTCGAGGACATCTTCGCCCTGCCACCGGACAAGATCGACGTCGTGCCGAACGGCGTGGCCGTCCGCGACTTCGCGCTCCCCGCCACCGAGGTGGACGCCTTCCGCCGCACCCTGGTCGGGCCCCGGACCCGCATGGTGCTGTTCGCGGGCCGGCTCGAGTACGAGAAGGGGGTGCAAACCGTCCTCGAGGCGTTGCAGAACGTGCGGGGTGCCGTCGGCCCCGTGAAGTTCTTCATCGCCGGGATCGGCACCTACTCCGACGAACTGCGGCGACGCGTACGCGAGCTCGGCCTGCGGCGCCACGTGCACTTCACCGGCTTCCTCGAGGACCACGAACTGCGGCTGCACTACGCGGCCGCGGACGTCGCGGTCGCGCCCAGCATCTACGAGCCCTTCGGCCTGGTCGCCGTCGAGGCCATGGCGTGCGGCACGCCGGTCGTCGCCGGCGACACCGGCGGGCTCCGCGAGATCGTCGCCGGTGGCTCGGGCCTGAGCTTTCCGCCCCAGGACGCCGACGAGCTGGCCGCTGCGCTCGTCCGGGTGCTGACCGACGACGGGCTGGCGCAGCGGATGGTGGCCCGCGCCCGCCGCCGGATCGCCGACCGCTACGACTGGTCCTCGGTCGCCGCCGCCACCGTCGACGTCTATGGGCGGGCCGCCGACGAGGAGGCCGCCCTCGCCGGTCGTGAGCAGCGACCCGCGCTCCGGGCCCTCCTGCACGCCGCGCCGATCCTGGAGTTCGGCGAAGCCGCCGGCTGAGTGCCGGGCACCGCTACCGGGGTCAGCGCCCCGCGCCGGCGACGGCGCGCAGCACGTGCGGCAGGAAGCGGAACGGAAGGGGCGGCTGGGCCACGTCGAACGTGCCGGCCACGACGAGGTCGAGCTCCGGGCAGTGGAACGACCACGTGGCGGTCGAGCCGGTGTGACCCACGATCGGCGGGATCGCGAAGGTCGGCGACATCCAGCGCGCCGGTGCGTACCGCATCACGCCCAGCCCGTACTCGATGGGGAAGAAGATCCGGTTGCGGCGCTGCAGCATCCGGGGCCAGGTCGCCGGGTCCTCGAAGACCGCGCCCTCCACCACCGCCGTGAGGAAGCGCACCTGGTCCGCCAGCGTCGAGACGATGCCGCCGTCGGCGACCTGGTGGCGCAGTGCCCCCTGCGGCTGCAGCACGACGTCCCGGGCGAAGACGTGCACCTCCGGTTCGGCCGACGCCCCGGATCGTGGTGGATGCGGGTAGGACGAGGTGTCGTCGAGCCCGAGCGGCCCGAACAGCATCGTGTCGAACAACTCGCTCAGCGCCTGTCGGGTGCGCTGTTCCGCGACGGCCGCCAACAGCTGGTAGTTGGTGTCCGCGTACCGCGCCCGACGCTTCGGGGCGTCGAACGGCTGCGGGGGGAAGTGCGGCGTGAGCTCCTCGCGGACGATCCGCAGCACCTCACCGAAGGGCACCGGGGCGTCCTCGCCGGCCAACAGTCGGTCCTGTGCGCTCCGCCCACCCCGCGGCGCCTCCCCGTAGTAGTCGGGCAGGCCGGAGGAGTGGTCGAGCAGGTGCTCGACGGTGATCCGGTCGGTGTGATCGTCCTCGCCGATCACGTGCAGTCCGGCGGTCACCTCCGCCGGCAGCACGTCGACGATGCGTTCGTCGAGGGCGAGCCGGCCCTGCTCGACCAGCCGCAGCACCGTGACCGCGGTGAACAGCTTGGTGACGCTGGCGATCGGGTACCGCATCCGCGTCGTCACCGGCCCGCCCGCGACCGCGCCGGTGCCGTGCGCCCCCTCCCAGGACCACGATCCGTCGGTCCGGGAGACGGCGAGCAGGCCGTGCCGCACCCGCCGCCGGCGATCGACCGCGCGCTCGAGCAGCGTCTGCAGCCGGACGTCGAGCGCGCCGCTCACGTCGGTTCGTCGTGCGGCCACACCTGCCTCACTGTCGACGGCCGGGCAGCGAGCCTAGAGGTCGGCGAGGGTTCGCCAGGTGCCGAATCGGTCACGCGGTCCGCGGCGGCCGGTCGGCGACCTCGTCGGACACCGGGGCGACCCGGGTGGCGCGACCGTGCCCCATGGCGGTGGCGACCGCGGCGACGGTGGGATGGTCGGGCAGCTCCTCGACCTTCACCGGCAACGGCAGGGACCAGTTCTGGGGCCGGGCGTTGCGGTCGGTGCCGGGCACGTTGGGGCGCTCCGGGGTGGCCACCGCGTCGTCGAGCTGGGCGAGCACCAGCTGGTTGGGAGCGCTCGCAACGTGGCGGTGCAGCGCGACCGTCGCCTCGGCCGGTGACGCGTCCTCGGACAGACCGGTCGCGTCGCGGATCCGCTCGCGCAGCTGCGCGTGCCAGGCGTCGTCGGGCTCGTGGCCGAGCTCGGCCTGCATCTGCGCGTCGCGGCCGCTCCAGACCCCCGCGACCGTCGGCAGGTCGTGCGTGGACACCGACGCCAGCGCCTTGGTGCTCCACCTCTCCAACGGGTCGTCCTCGAACCACCACACCTGGTAGCGCAGCACGTCGCGGGCGTCGAGCTCCTCGCGGACGCCTTCGGGCACGGTGCCGAGGTCCTCGCCCACGATGAACGCGCCGGCGCGCTGCGACTCGAGCGCGAGGATGTCGAACAGGTCGTCGGTCGGCATCTTGACGTAGGCACCGTCTGCGGCCGTCCCTCCCGGCGGGATCCAGAACATCCGGAACAGGCCGAGGACGTGGTCGATGCGCAGGCCACCGACGTGACGCAACGCCGCCCGGACGGTGTCGATGAACGGCTCGTAGCGGGCGGCGCGCAGCTTCCACGGCACGAACGCCGGCAGGGTCCAGTTCTGCCCCTGCGGACCCAGCTCGTCGGGCGGCGCGCCGACGCTGACGCCGGTCGCCAGCACGTCCTGCCACGCCCAGGCGTCGGCGCCGTCGGGGTCCGCGCCGATGGGCAGGTCGCCGAGCAGCGCGAGCGGGGCGCCCGCCAGGCGCAGCTGCTCGTCGCACAGCCACTGCAACCAGGCGTGGAACCGGATGCGGTCGGCGTGCTCGCGGGTGAAGGTGAGCACGGCGTCGGCGGTGGGATGGCGGTACGCGGCGGGCCAGTCGCGCCAACCGCATCCGTGGTATTCGGCGAGCGCGCAGAAGGTCGCGAACACCGCCAGCGCGTCCCCACGGTCCTTGGCGAAGTACAGGAACGCGTCCTCGTCACCGGCGCCGTCGCGCTCGCGCCACACCCGCTCGAGCACACCCAGCTTCGCCTCGGCGACGCGGTCGCGGTCGATCGGACCGTCGTCGGTGAGCGCCCGTCCGGCCGCCTGCAGCTGCTCGAAATCGGCCAACGCCCGGGCGCCCGGGACCTCGTCGATCCTGAGGTAGAGCGGGTCGAGGAACCGGCGTGAGGTGGGGTAGTAGGGGCTGGTCTCGCGCGGGGCGACCGGGGTCACGGCGTCCAGCGGGTTGATCAGCATGGTCCCGGCGCCGATGTCGGCCGACCACGTCGCCAGGTGCCGCAGGTCGGCGAGGTCGCCGATGCCCCAACTCTGCGCGGACCGGGCGGCGTACAGCTGGACCGACCAGCCCCACCCGACGAGGTCGTCGGGCAGGTGGCAGCGGCCGGGGCTGACGATCAGGCGGCGCGGTTGCTCGTGTCCGCGGACCACCAGGTCGTGGTAGCCGGTCGGCACGTCCGCGGGGACCTCGCCGTCGATGGTGCGCCGGCCGCCGTCCTCGAGCCAGAGCTCGGTCGCATCGGGAACCTCGACCCGCTCGCCCTGCCTGATGACCAGCACCGCGTCGGTCGGCGGCGGGCCGTCGTCGGCGGGATCACCGCCCATCGCGCGGACCAGCGCGTCGCGGGTCTCGCGCGGCACCTCGGTCCACTCCCCGAAGGCGTCCTCGTACGCGGTGACGATGCCCCACCCGTCGGGTGCCGAGGCACGCCCGCCGGTGCGACGACGTTCCTCGTCGCTGCGGCGTTCGGGGTGATCTGGCATCAGTGGTCCTCGTCTCGCACCAGCAACGCGACCGGGAACGCGGTCAGGATGTCGGCCATGGCGACGGGCCGCCCGCCGGGCACGACCTGACCGGTCAGGTCGCACCGCCAGGTGCCGTCCGGCAACTGCAGGGTGGTGCCGTGCCAGTCCCAGTCCGCGAACCGGCCACCGAGGCCCAGGACCAACCTGGGCGCGACCGTAGCCACCCGACCGCCACGGACGAAGGCGACGACGT
This genomic interval carries:
- a CDS encoding glycosyltransferase family 4 protein, with the protein product MRVLLLTWEYPPRVVGGLGRHCVALARNLVARGHEVHVVTRDHPEDPAPAEEWLEGVHVVRVTEAPPVIPFDDLVPWVLAFNNRVQAAAAKLARRHDFDVVHAHDWLVAYAAAGIKDAFELPLVATVHATEYGRHQGWLPGPMNKLIHQVEWWLTYEARRVITCSDYMRGQVEDIFALPPDKIDVVPNGVAVRDFALPATEVDAFRRTLVGPRTRMVLFAGRLEYEKGVQTVLEALQNVRGAVGPVKFFIAGIGTYSDELRRRVRELGLRRHVHFTGFLEDHELRLHYAAADVAVAPSIYEPFGLVAVEAMACGTPVVAGDTGGLREIVAGGSGLSFPPQDADELAAALVRVLTDDGLAQRMVARARRRIADRYDWSSVAAATVDVYGRAADEEAALAGREQRPALRALLHAAPILEFGEAAG
- a CDS encoding serine hydrolase domain-containing protein; the protein is MSGALDVRLQTLLERAVDRRRRVRHGLLAVSRTDGSWSWEGAHGTGAVAGGPVTTRMRYPIASVTKLFTAVTVLRLVEQGRLALDERIVDVLPAEVTAGLHVIGEDDHTDRITVEHLLDHSSGLPDYYGEAPRGGRSAQDRLLAGEDAPVPFGEVLRIVREELTPHFPPQPFDAPKRRARYADTNYQLLAAVAEQRTRQALSELFDTMLFGPLGLDDTSSYPHPPRSGASAEPEVHVFARDVVLQPQGALRHQVADGGIVSTLADQVRFLTAVVEGAVFEDPATWPRMLQRRNRIFFPIEYGLGVMRYAPARWMSPTFAIPPIVGHTGSTATWSFHCPELDLVVAGTFDVAQPPLPFRFLPHVLRAVAGAGR
- the malQ gene encoding 4-alpha-glucanotransferase — protein: MPDHPERRSDEERRRTGGRASAPDGWGIVTAYEDAFGEWTEVPRETRDALVRAMGGDPADDGPPPTDAVLVIRQGERVEVPDATELWLEDGGRRTIDGEVPADVPTGYHDLVVRGHEQPRRLIVSPGRCHLPDDLVGWGWSVQLYAARSAQSWGIGDLADLRHLATWSADIGAGTMLINPLDAVTPVAPRETSPYYPTSRRFLDPLYLRIDEVPGARALADFEQLQAAGRALTDDGPIDRDRVAEAKLGVLERVWRERDGAGDEDAFLYFAKDRGDALAVFATFCALAEYHGCGWRDWPAAYRHPTADAVLTFTREHADRIRFHAWLQWLCDEQLRLAGAPLALLGDLPIGADPDGADAWAWQDVLATGVSVGAPPDELGPQGQNWTLPAFVPWKLRAARYEPFIDTVRAALRHVGGLRIDHVLGLFRMFWIPPGGTAADGAYVKMPTDDLFDILALESQRAGAFIVGEDLGTVPEGVREELDARDVLRYQVWWFEDDPLERWSTKALASVSTHDLPTVAGVWSGRDAQMQAELGHEPDDAWHAQLRERIRDATGLSEDASPAEATVALHRHVASAPNQLVLAQLDDAVATPERPNVPGTDRNARPQNWSLPLPVKVEELPDHPTVAAVATAMGHGRATRVAPVSDEVADRPPRTA
- a CDS encoding TIGR01777 family oxidoreductase, translated to MRIAITGATGLLGGALTASLRDDGHQVVRVTRSREQADAGDVVWDPAGDTIDAAGLEGLDGVVHLAGEPIGDARWSDATKRRIRDSRVQGTGLLSRTLASLSTPPPVLLSASAVGYYGDRGDEILTEDSTPGDDFLARVCRDWEAAAAPARAAGIRVVHPRTGVVLAADGPLIDKIELPFKLGIGGKVGRGRQYVPWIALRDHVRALRFLLDHDLEGPVNLTAPEPATNAQLTTALGEVMRRPTVLPIPTFAVTALYGEMGRTLATVSQRARPARLLEAGFTFEHPDLRDALRLALDRSAAA